In Kiritimatiellales bacterium, the sequence ATATTTCGTCGTCGTACAATTCGGCGTGAATCAGCAGGGTCTGTTCCGTCCATGAAAGACGAACGGATGCCGGCTGTAAGGCGGGGTCGGGTTCCGGCTGCCAGTGCTGTAAAAGAGGCAGACATTCAGAAGATTCAGCGCCGGAATGATTGCGGGGGATTTTAATGATTGATGGTTTCATTGGATGACCTCTGTTGAACGGGGCATTTTTTCTGCATCCGGCGGCAAACAGGAGCGCAGCGGCCAGAGATAACGCGCAGCACAGGTATATTCCTGTGCTGCCGGCAACCGGATTCCGCCGGACTGCCGTGGCCGCCTTTGCCGCACCGCGATTCATTTACAATAATTCCTGTTTTAGTTTAGCAGTTCCGCCGGCAGCATATGTTCCGCGCGCACGGTGCTCATGATTAATTCAGCCACCCATGCTGCGCCGGTTTTGGAAAAATGAGAACGGTCGCCGGTGTCAAAAAATTCCCAGGCTTTTTCTTCGCCCAGCTCGTGCAGTACGACGCCGGTCAGTGCATAAAGATCAACGACCGGGACATTTTTTTCGACCGCAACCTCTTTCATGGCATCGCAGTACACCTGAAGGTCGGTACGCAGTACAGTCGGTTCATTGCTTTTATAGGTCAGGCGGCGCGGCGGCGTGACAAAAACTGTCCGGCCTTGTTTGGCGGCGACTTCGTCCGCAAACCGGCGCAGGTTGTCTTTGTATTCGCCGCCGGGATGCGTGCCGATTTCGGAACCGACCAGGATTTTCTGGTCGTTATGTCCGAACTGAATAAAAACCACATCGCCGGGTTCCACGCGGCCGATCAGATCGTCCCAGCGGCCTTCAGTGATAAACGATTTGGAGCTCCGCCCGCTTTTGGCGAGGTTTATCACATTGATGCCGTCTTTAAAGTGGACGCCGATAAAATCGCCCCAGCCGTATTTGGCGGATTCGGGTCCGTTGTTCGAAACCGTTGAATCGCCGGCCACCAGTACCTTAACTTCCGCAGTTGCGTTTACAGTGCATATGAATGCAAAAAGGATGCTTAACAGACTATTCATCATATTTTCCTTTCGCAAATTCCAATGTTCAAACCACTAATACATCAAAAAATTATATCCGCAGATTTACGCAGATAAAAATTCTTCAATCTGCAATCATCAATCGTCAATGATCAGCTCACGGTACCGTCGTCCGCTGCGTTTTCCCGGCCCGCTTTCAGCAGGCGGAACATGATTACGATATCGCGGAATCCGCCGATGATGAACCAGGCGACAACCAGTACGCCGGTTACTGTCAGTGTTATGGTTACAATATACCAGAAGGCTGCCCATTCGCTGTCTGTGAGTCTCATCGAGACATTCAGCGAGGTTCCCGCCACCAGCAGGACGCACCACAGCAGTGTGTATCCGGTTGTTCCTGACGCAATGATTTTATCCGCCAAACTGTATTCTTTGCTGATGCCGATGAGCCGCCAGATTAAGGAGGGGCGGGCATGCAGTGCGACCTGGTCGTCGACAATTGCATAGTCACCGCGATGCAGCAGTTTATCCATATTGTGCGGCTGCTTGAATGTGATGAAGGAGACGATGACGTATGCGACGATACAGCAGAGCGCCGTGGCGAACGCTGCCTGCATACCGTTCAACGGAAATTCCGGCGCCAGCGCGGCGAGCCCCGGAATATTCGTCCACCAGGTGCGCAGCATAACGCTGGTGAATGCCAGCACAAATCCGGTGATCATGGCCGTCCAGGCACCGGCGGTTGTGCCGCGTTTCCAATAGAGTCCGCCGATAATCACAGAGCCGGCGCCACCCATGAAGATAGCGCCGGTGAGCTGGAAATACATGAGAAGATAATCGTTCAGCGGGAAGAATGTGCTGAACAGGATGGCGAATACCGCTGTTCCAACCACCGAGAGGCGCAGCCATTTAAGATGCTGCGATGCCGTCAGTTTCTCCTTTTTAAACGGCAGCAGAACATCCTGCACAAAAATGCTGCCCCACGAGTGCAGGTAGGTGTCGTCTGTGGAAACCGCAGCCGAGATGACCAGTGCCACCAGCAGTCCAATCATGCCCACCGGCAGGAAGTGTGCCAGCATCAGCGGGGTGCGCATTTGTATCTGCACCTGCGGATCAGAGATGGCATCGATGGATGTCTGAATCACAGCGGCGTCGCCGGCAAAGGCGGCGTGGTGGAAAACTGCAAAGGCAACAATCGGAGCGAGCAGCAACCCGAATCCGGTGATTACTGTCCGCCACATGCCGAGAATTCCGGCCATTTTTGCTTCATGCGGAGTGCGGGCGGATGAATAATATCCCTGTGAACCCTGCCACGCCATAAAGGAGTAAAAATTCAGCAGTCCGAGCATGACGAAAAACTGCAGTGAGAAATCCTTTATCTCCGATTGATCATACGGATTCAGCATGGAGTTACCGGCTGGAACGGATTCAAGCGCCTCGATAATGGTCGACCATTCAAAGGTCATCAGCAGAAAGATTGTGATGACGAGCAGCACGACCAGTGCAAACTGCCCTTGGATGAAATCCGTTAAAAGCAGCGCGATCTGCCCGCCGGTCAGCGTCAGATAGAGCGCAATGCCGACAATAAAAACCATCACCGCCAAAAACGTCGGTACGCTTATTCCCAACAGCATGAATCGCTCCGGCAGTCCGCACAGGTGAATCAGCAGGCGGGCAGTTACGCCGGGGAAAACACCGTAATTCATAATACCGGAAAACCAGCAGATAATACCTGAAAAAACACGGAAGCTGCGGCTGTAGCGCATTTCAAAAAACTGTGCCATCGTCAGCGCGCGCGTTTCCCGGAAACGATAGGAAATAAATCCGGTTACGGCGATGATCAGGGAGATGGGCATAATGATCCGTTCCCACCAGTAGGCTGGAAATCCGGCCTGATAAAATTTTTCATACACCGCAACGAACGAAACAGCGCTCAGTCCGGCCATACCCTGTGCGACCGTCAGCAGATAACGGCCGGCACACCGGTTGGCGGAAAGGTAATCCGCGACGCCGTGCACATAACGTTTCGTAAAAAGGCCGGTTAAAATGACGATCCCGATCAAACTCCAGACAATCGTCCAGTCAATCCATTGCATATTCATTTATTATCGCCTTATAAAATTTCAGAATTGAACATCCCGGCAGCTAAACTCTCTTTCAGCGGACAGGCTGCAGCGAGTCGGTAATCAAAACTGCGTCCACGGCTATATCGCTGCTCGGCACAAACGAAAATGTATGCATTCCTTTTTTCATACGGAATACGCCGTACACCAGGTTTTTCGGCTGGTTGGGTGCTCTGATGCCGCTCCATGTCCAGCGTTCATCCACCCGCAGTCTGGCATCAAGCACCTGTTCTCCGTTCCAAGTGAATTTTGCCATGATATTTTCTCCGGGTGGCACCAGCGTTTTTAACCGCAGGCACACCTGATAGTCACCATCAGCGGGAATTTTAAACCGCACAGTAAACGGTACGCCGGAAGTGGTCATCAGTGCGTAGGCACCGCCGGACGCGCCGCTAGAAAATTCCGGATCCCGGCCGGGCGCGGCAATATGTTCCGCTTCAATCAATTCACTCCAGCTGCCTTCCGGCAGTTGAACATCCGGTGACGGTGTCAGATCTTTTGTAAATACCAGTACCGGACGCGACAGTCCGTTGGCGAAACGGACTAAAAAGGTTCCTGCGCCTCGCCGGTTTTCCGGCAGGGCCTCTGCATTCAACTGCACTGTAAAGATCTGTTCCAGTCCGGGAACCAGTGTGCCGGATTCCGGTGTAACGCTGAACCAGTCGCAACCCGCCGGTTTGCGGATGGTAAAGTTCAGCTGCGCTGCATCCGCATCCGGAGCGGTTACGGCGGTTACAGTGACCGGAGAGTCGCCCAGTAAAATCCGGCCTTTGTCCAGTGCCACCGGCAGCGGTCGGATCGGAATCTGTTCAAATATGGTGCTGCTGGAAAATGCGCCGAGATCATTTCCGGCGCCGGAAATTCCGGGAACAGCAATGGCTTTACCGGCGCCGGGACTGCCGGCGGCAAGGGCGTAATTGGCGCCGGCGGCATCAATAAATTCCGGCGCGCTGTAGATGGCATGTGCATGCTGTCCGGCGGCTGTATACGTTTCCCGTACGATGTCCATTGCTTCCGGTTTTTCTGAATACAGCAGATTATAATCAGCCGTAGCAGGATGAACGACCCATGAGCGCGCAATCGGCGTATCGCACGAGACAAAGACGTTATTGCTCATGATCATTTTTGCATACCCCGGAACTTTAGCAATCTGTTCCTGTGCATCGGCCGGCATCGCGCCGATCGGCGTGCCGATCTTATATTTTACTGCTACGGTATTATTTAAATAAAATACCTGACCGTAACCGTATACAGCAGAGCCGGTTTTCAACGCACCGCTGGAAAAACCCTCGTCATCGCCAAGGTTGGCAATCAGATTGCGGAATACATAGGACGGGCCGGCGATACAGGGGCCGATGCTGATACCGCAAAACGTTTCTTCAATCCGGTTGCCATAGGCGCGTATATTCATTTCCAAGCCTTCCAGCTCAATGGCGTCGTCATTTGAAAACACCAGCAGATTGCCGTAGGCATCGCCGTCGCGCAAAAAGCCGTGTGTATAGTTGCGAAACCCTTCAACGACGTCGTTCCAGCGACGGAGATCGCTACCGGGGAAATCGTTATAGCGCAATACGGTGCCGCCGCGTGATTTAACAAGTACAGCGTTCGGGCCGGTCGGATGCGCAAACCGCCACGAATTTGCAGTGCTGCGCGGTGAGTGAATAAAGCAGCGTTCCACAACCACATTTTCACTGTCGTCAATATTTACGCCGGCCTCCTGATTAATCACTGAGTTGCCGTCATAATACATTCCGCTGCCGCCATACCGCAGTCTTTGTTCGCCGACGCGGGCGAATCCGGCGATATCGCAATTCAGAATACGGATATTTTCGCTCTCACGCACCGTGATGCCGTGCTTAATACCGCCGCGCACAGTGACGTTTTCCAGAATGACATACGCAGCATTTTTAAACAGCAGCGTCTCCTCACTTTCTTGCGCGCCGTCGATCAGATTAAATTCCGGTGTGCCGGAAATGTGAATCCAGCCGTCGGGCGTGCCCCGTTCTGAAAAAACAATTTCATATCCGTCCGGCGAAAGCTCTTTAAGGGTATAGCGCTTTGCAACCGGCGGTGCGGATGTCCATGTTCTGAATGACTGCGCGGCAATGGTTTTTGTGCCGTCCATGATGCGTACGGAATAGGGCGTATCTTCTTTTAACCCGAACACCGAACCCCGCCATTCGGGGTAGTCAGGCGTAACTGTCAGCGGCAGAGCATCAATCCAGATTTCAGACTCTGCTTCGCTGATCTGTACCGCATGGTTTTGCGGCAGAGTGTCGCCATCCCAGTATAAACTGCAGTTTTCAAACGTTGGAATTGTTTTCAATTCCGCTGCCAGCGCTCCGCCGGCCAGTAATACAAACATTATAATTTTCATCTAAATATTCTTTCTCCATTCGCAGGTTTTTGTGTTCATTAGTTATATAGTGCATGCCGAGAAACATCCTTTCCGGTGTTTCATCGAATCAGCAGTGTTTTTCCGTCAATTACCTGAAACAGTGACGAAAAATCTCCGGCAGCGGAGCCGTTCCGCCGGATTCTGCCGGCGTCCCACCATGCCTCGAAGTCAGCCGCGCCAGAAAAACCGGTAACGGTCAGACGTCCCTCAGAGCCGGTCATAAAATTAATATATCCGCCGTTAAACGAAAGAGAGTCCACCGTCAGCGATCCATCACCGGCGTCAAAGCAAAGTCCGGCATTGGTTCCCAGTGAGTTCCCGAAATTTAAATTTCCGGCAACAGTCCAATTGCCGCCGAAAAACGTTAGCCGCGAGCCGGCGCCGGCAATCGCCAGACCGTTTGCGGCGATTCCGGCAGTATTAAATGTGCCGGTTCCGGCAAAAATATTCACAGTGCCGGCGCCGTTGGCCGAACTTCCGATTTGTGCCTGACCGCCGAACGTCAGTGTGCCTCCGCTCTGCGATACAAAACCGCCGGCCTGTATCAGAAAATTTGTATTTGCGGTCAGTGTGCCGCCGGTCATCACAACAGTTCCCGCCGTATTGGAATATCCGATGGCAATATGCTGTCCGCTTGTAATTGTGCCGCCCTGAAGCGTCCAATGAGCGCCGTCATGAAACATGATCAACCCGCCGCGTGAAATTGTTCCGGCGGTTTGAATCGCTTTCCAGCCGGAAAATATTGTCGATGAGAGCGGCATGTTTACATTGTTTGTAATTATGCCGGTAATATCGTTATCGTCCGACGGCAGTCCGGCGCCCCAGTTGTCCGGCATCCCCAGTCCTGCCGTCGCCGTACTTCCGTTATAATAGGTATATGTTGTTTCCGGCGCCCAGTTGCCGAGCATCGAGTCGGTAATTAAAACCGCGTCCACGGCGATATTACTGTCCGGCACAAACGAAAATGTGTGCGTTCCTTTTGTCATGCGAAACACGCCATAATGCTGGTTTTTGGATTGGTTGGGCGCTCTGACGCCGCTCCACGTCCAGCCTTCATCCGCCCGCAGTTTGGTATCAAGCACCACCGGTTCACCGTTCCAGGTGAGTTTTGCCGTGATGCTTTCTCCGGGTGGCGCCAGTGTTTTTAACCGCAGGCACACCTGATAATCGCCGTCGGCAGGAATGGTAAACGTTACCGTAAACGGATCGCTGTTCTTTTTCACCACGGCATATCCGCCGCCCGATGCACTGCCTGAAAATTCAGGGTCCGTGCCTGGAGTGGCAATGTGCTCCGCTTCGATCAGCCGGCTCCAGCAGTTTTCCGGCAGTTGAACGACTGCCGGCGGCGGAAGATCTTCTGTAAACACCAGCACCGGCCGCGACAGTCCGCTGGCAAAACGGACTAAGAATGTTCCGGCACCGCGCCGGCTTTTCGGCAAAGCATCTGTATTCAACAGTACCGTAAAGATCTGTTCCTGACCGGGAACCAGCGCGCCGGATCCCGGCGTAACGCTGAACCAGTCGCAGTCTGCCGGTTTGCGGATGGTAAAGTTCAACTGCGCCGCATCCGCATCCGGAGCGGTTACGGCGGTTACAGCGACCGGAGATTCGCCCAGTAAAATCCGGCCTTTGTCCAGCGCCACCGGCAGCGGACGGATCGGAATCTGTTCAAATATTGTGTCGTTGGCAAATGCACCGACATCATTTCCGGCGCCGGAAATTCCCGGGATGGCAATGGCTTTGCCGGCGCCGGGACTGCCGGCGGCGAGGGCATAATCAGCGCCGGCGGTATCAGCAAATTCCGGCGCGCTGAATATGGCATGCGCACACTGTCCGGCAGCCATATATGTTCTTTTTACTGCTTCAAGCGTATTCGAATTGGTTGAATACAACAGATCATAATCGACATTGGCAGGATGATCGATCCATGACTGCGTGATCGGAAACTGCCGGCTGGACAGTACATTGTTGCGCGTATTCATTTTTGCGTAGCCCGGAACTTTGGCGATCTGCTCCGGCGCATCGTCAGGCATAGTGCCGATCGTCGAACCGATTTTATATTTTGCTGCCACCGTATTGTTCAAATAAAACACCCGGCCGTAGCCGTACACTGCTGAGCCGGCTTTAAACGAGGCATTTGAAAAACCGTCTTCGTCGCCTAGATTCGCAATCAGATTGCGGAACACATAAGATGGTCCGGCAATACAGGGGCCGATACTGACGCCACAGTAGGTTTCTTCGATCCGGTTGCCATAGGCGCGGATGTTCATCTGCAGTCCGTCCAGTTCAACGGCATCATCGTTTGCAAACACCAGCAGATTGCCGTAGAGGTCGCCGTTGCGTAAAAATCCGTGGTTATAGTTAGAATAGCCCTGAATAACATCGTTCCAGCGGTGCAGACTGCTGCCGGGAAAATCATTGTAACGAAGCACGGTGCCGCCGCGCGATTTTACAAAAACTGCGTTCGGACCGGTTGGATGAGCAAAGCGCCAGGGATTTGAAGTGCCGCGTGGAGAGTGAATGAAGCAGCGTTCCACGACCACATTTTCGCTGTCATCAATATTTATGCCGGCATCATTAATTATTGAATTGTTGTCATAATATTGTCCGGTGCCGCCATAACGGAGCCTTTGTTCGCCGACGCGCCCGAATCCTGCAATATCACAGTTCAGAATCCGGATATTTTCACTTTCCTGCACTGTAATGCCGTATTTGATGCCGCCACGCACTGTAATGTTTTCAAAAATAACATATGCAGCATTCGTAAACAGCAGTGCTTCATCCGCATTCTCCCCGCCGTCCAGTAAGCGGCAGTCCGGCGTTCCGGAAATATAAATCCAGCCGTCAGCTGATCCCTGTTCAGTAAACACAACCGGTCTGCCGTCCGGCGAAAGATCGTTGAGAGTGTAGTGTTTTGCAATCGGCGGTGCAGATGTCCATGTTCTGAACGATTGTACAGCAAGGGTCTTTGTGCCGTCCATGATGCGTACAGAATATGATGTATCTTCTTTTAAATCGAACACAGATCCGCGCCATTCAGGATAGTCCGGAGTAACCGTTAGCGGCAGTGCATCAATCCATAGCGTTGAATTTGCCTCGCAAATCTGTACGGTATGAGTATCCGGCAGAGTGCTGCCGCTCCAGTACAGACTGCAGTTTTCAAACGTCGGAACAGTCTTCAGCTCCGCCGACAGCATTCCGCCGGCGATCAACAGAAACGCGGTAATGCTCATTTAGATCCTCTTATCATTTTTTGTACTTCCGATTCCTCACCAGGAATTTTTCAACCATAGAGATCACGAAAGCCAAATTCTCTAAATCTCTGTGTTCTCTGTGGTTTTGTTTTTCTTCGTTTCCTGATGCCTCGTGCCTAATGCCTATTCCCTTTTCGTATTTTTATTTCAGAGAAAGCGTGTCTTTTTCCACTGCAAAAATATCGGAAAACGCACCCCGGCTTGATCCGTTGAATTTAAGTTTTCCTCTATCCCACAGTTTTTCAAAATCGGCCTCTTTATACCCCTTAACTGCGAATGTTCCTTTGGAACCGGTGACAAAGTCAATGCAGCCGGATCCCGCCATTTCAATTCCTCCGACGGAGAGAGAGCCGTTACCTTCGGCGAAGCGGATCACTGTATTCGGCGTGGTTGACCCGGCGAATTCAAGCGGTTTGGATGCTTTCCATGTGCCGCCGGAAAATTCAACCTGTGTGTCCGGGCTGGCCAGTGCCATTCGACTGAATGTTCCGATACCGCCTTCAATAAATATTTTCCCGCCGTGGGAAAACCGGCAGCCGGCAACGCCCGTTACTGATCCGCCGCTTTGCCGGAAAAGTGAATTAAAACCGACATCAAAATAGGTATCAGCAATAATTTCGCCACCAGTCATAATTAATTCGCCCGCGCTGTCGGAGTCGCCGACGCGTACATGCGCTTTGCCGGTTGAACCGTCCCGGCAGAGAATCTGCCCGCCTTCCAGGCGCCATTTGGCACCATTTCTAAACGTAATCGATTTTAACGCGCCGGCAATGACGCCGGATTTCTGTGTTCCCACCCAGCCGTCAAAACTGCCGGGAACCTGCCAGGTACCTTTAATATCAATTACACCGGGATTGGATTCCGACGGCAGATCATTATCCCAGGCACGGATCAGCTGACCGCCCGACAATTTTACTCTCGTATCTGCAAAAATCGCGACAGCTGCCGCCAGTGTTATCAAATATACTGTTTTTTTCATCGTGTGTTTCTCCTTCTTTCCGGTTTCGACAGTGAATTGTATTTTCTTTTTTCTAAAACGGTTCAGTTCGACATAAGAATGAGTTTAACTTTAGGCGGCTCTTTTGCCAGCTTCAGCGTGTTCCCCTCGATCTTAAAGTCGGATGTGCTCACGACGGCGCCATTAATCCTGATTTTTCCTTCGCTG encodes:
- a CDS encoding rhamnogalacturonan acetylesterase, encoding MMNSLLSILFAFICTVNATAEVKVLVAGDSTVSNNGPESAKYGWGDFIGVHFKDGINVINLAKSGRSSKSFITEGRWDDLIGRVEPGDVVFIQFGHNDQKILVGSEIGTHPGGEYKDNLRRFADEVAAKQGRTVFVTPPRRLTYKSNEPTVLRTDLQVYCDAMKEVAVEKNVPVVDLYALTGVVLHELGEEKAWEFFDTGDRSHFSKTGAAWVAELIMSTVRAEHMLPAELLN
- a CDS encoding right-handed parallel beta-helix repeat-containing protein, which encodes MKIIMFVLLAGGALAAELKTIPTFENCSLYWDGDTLPQNHAVQISEAESEIWIDALPLTVTPDYPEWRGSVFGLKEDTPYSVRIMDGTKTIAAQSFRTWTSAPPVAKRYTLKELSPDGYEIVFSERGTPDGWIHISGTPEFNLIDGAQESEETLLFKNAAYVILENVTVRGGIKHGITVRESENIRILNCDIAGFARVGEQRLRYGGSGMYYDGNSVINQEAGVNIDDSENVVVERCFIHSPRSTANSWRFAHPTGPNAVLVKSRGGTVLRYNDFPGSDLRRWNDVVEGFRNYTHGFLRDGDAYGNLLVFSNDDAIELEGLEMNIRAYGNRIEETFCGISIGPCIAGPSYVFRNLIANLGDDEGFSSGALKTGSAVYGYGQVFYLNNTVAVKYKIGTPIGAMPADAQEQIAKVPGYAKMIMSNNVFVSCDTPIARSWVVHPATADYNLLYSEKPEAMDIVRETYTAAGQHAHAIYSAPEFIDAAGANYALAAGSPGAGKAIAVPGISGAGNDLGAFSSSTIFEQIPIRPLPVALDKGRILLGDSPVTVTAVTAPDADAAQLNFTIRKPAGCDWFSVTPESGTLVPGLEQIFTVQLNAEALPENRRGAGTFLVRFANGLSRPVLVFTKDLTPSPDVQLPEGSWSELIEAEHIAAPGRDPEFSSGASGGAYALMTTSGVPFTVRFKIPADGDYQVCLRLKTLVPPGENIMAKFTWNGEQVLDARLRVDERWTWSGIRAPNQPKNLVYGVFRMKKGMHTFSFVPSSDIAVDAVLITDSLQPVR
- a CDS encoding right-handed parallel beta-helix repeat-containing protein, with the protein product MSITAFLLIAGGMLSAELKTVPTFENCSLYWSGSTLPDTHTVQICEANSTLWIDALPLTVTPDYPEWRGSVFDLKEDTSYSVRIMDGTKTLAVQSFRTWTSAPPIAKHYTLNDLSPDGRPVVFTEQGSADGWIYISGTPDCRLLDGGENADEALLFTNAAYVIFENITVRGGIKYGITVQESENIRILNCDIAGFGRVGEQRLRYGGTGQYYDNNSIINDAGINIDDSENVVVERCFIHSPRGTSNPWRFAHPTGPNAVFVKSRGGTVLRYNDFPGSSLHRWNDVIQGYSNYNHGFLRNGDLYGNLLVFANDDAVELDGLQMNIRAYGNRIEETYCGVSIGPCIAGPSYVFRNLIANLGDEDGFSNASFKAGSAVYGYGRVFYLNNTVAAKYKIGSTIGTMPDDAPEQIAKVPGYAKMNTRNNVLSSRQFPITQSWIDHPANVDYDLLYSTNSNTLEAVKRTYMAAGQCAHAIFSAPEFADTAGADYALAAGSPGAGKAIAIPGISGAGNDVGAFANDTIFEQIPIRPLPVALDKGRILLGESPVAVTAVTAPDADAAQLNFTIRKPADCDWFSVTPGSGALVPGQEQIFTVLLNTDALPKSRRGAGTFLVRFASGLSRPVLVFTEDLPPPAVVQLPENCWSRLIEAEHIATPGTDPEFSGSASGGGYAVVKKNSDPFTVTFTIPADGDYQVCLRLKTLAPPGESITAKLTWNGEPVVLDTKLRADEGWTWSGVRAPNQSKNQHYGVFRMTKGTHTFSFVPDSNIAVDAVLITDSMLGNWAPETTYTYYNGSTATAGLGMPDNWGAGLPSDDNDITGIITNNVNMPLSSTIFSGWKAIQTAGTISRGGLIMFHDGAHWTLQGGTITSGQHIAIGYSNTAGTVVMTGGTLTANTNFLIQAGGFVSQSGGTLTFGGQAQIGSSANGAGTVNIFAGTGTFNTAGIAANGLAIAGAGSRLTFFGGNWTVAGNLNFGNSLGTNAGLCFDAGDGSLTVDSLSFNGGYINFMTGSEGRLTVTGFSGAADFEAWWDAGRIRRNGSAAGDFSSLFQVIDGKTLLIR